ttcatttattttattatttcagtgtaTTTATTAATGACTATTATGTTTTAGATAAATCTAAAAGCTTTTGTTGCTATCATGTAAGTTAAGTTGAAAATActgagctttagttttctttataaataataggTCTATACTTAATTTTCTGAAGGAtgtttttctaattcttattcatacagatatgaaaataaaaatattagatttaAATATCCTACCAATTTGTGCGGCATGTAATGTGGATAGACTCTATTGACTGCTTCAGTAAATGAAGGAGGCTTAACATTAAATCTATCCAGGGACAGAAACATACTATTTTAGTATCATGTAGATAAATCAAGAATACATTGCTTGTAAAAAAGTTTCTTACAGTGAGTTCAGTTCCATCTGCTAGACTGTAATTAAAAGTGACACCAAGCTCAAAAACAATTTCAATGGTACGAAAAGTGCTTGATTCCTTGACGGtgaatttatttccttcttgtgTAATTGTCAGTTTCAAATTGTCATGAGTTGCAAGCTTCCTTTTCACCACATTAATACCTGCAAAGCAAAAGATGTTggagaaaataaagtcaaaatgccATAGAAAGTGTTTATTTCaaaaagttctattttatttgtttatgtatattttgAGGGTGGGAAGGAAAACCTGATAGCATTGCCTTTGCACAAGAGCATTCAGATTGCCTGTTGCAAAAAAATTTCAAGCTTAGTCAAATCAAGACTAGTGATTCAAACTATCTTTCCAAaacttatgaaaaattaaatgaaaaacagaattgaATCTTGAATTGAGTAATTTTAATACAATTATCAAACTTTTTGCTTCAATGTTAAGTAAACTAAGTTCCAGAAATGTAGAACAtaggatttaatttattaatatatttataaggaACTTTAATTCTGcataaacagtattttttaaactttttttgacttttcataatggctttatttatttttttccataatggctTTAAAATTTTGAACTTAATAATTCTCTTTGCTTTGTGTTTCATTTCTCTCACAAAAACGAGAAAATTGGCAAAGATTTCAGTGAAATTTATTATTGTAAGAATGTACAAATCCCATAAATTTCAACATGGAATTCTGGAACTATAAGATATAATTGATGCAAATTTTGTTTTTGGGGAATGACTCCAATTTGTTTGCACATCCTGTGCAGTGTATGAGCTGCCAGGGTATTAGAATAGCTATTAAAGTtagttaaattattattaatttttaaatatttattcatgagagacacagagagagagagagagagaaaggcagagacacaggcagagagagaagcaggctccatgcagggagcctgatgtgggacttgatcctgggtctctaggatcatgccctgggctgaaggcaaatgccgaaccctgagccacccaggcgtcccaagttagTTAAATTAAAACCCACAGAGAAACCACATGGAAACATAAGATTATTCCCCAAATTTTGTATGTCGGAGGAAATGAGAattaagtccaatttatttaGAACTGCCAATTATTATAGAACTTTTTTCCATTACTCTACTATATGATCTTTGTTTTTCCACCCTCTAGTTTTCCATCCTCAAAGTTTTGAAGTTTTCATAATGCACTTCCATATTATAGAGTTTTGAATTTTTCATTATGCACTTCCAGGTTTTGCTCTCTAAACCAAAAAAATACCAGTTTTCAATGATATAGGCACAAACAGCAGTTGAAGAATGAAACATACCTGGATCTTTTCTGTTTCAGAGAACTCAAAGAATCTTTTCTCCCACTACAAAGACTAGGTAGTTTTACTAATATAAGAAGTAAGAATATTATTTTCCCTACTCTGAGCCATCACACATCCTGGATCCTCACCATCAGAACAGGAACCATTCCCTAAACCCTGAGGTTTagaaggaattagaaaaatgTCTGTAAGGAACAAAATAACAAGCCACTAAAGAAATAAGCCCTTACCCATTTTTTCCATGAACTTGTCATAGTTCTCATTCCGGTCTATCTTCCAAGTACCATCAAAAGCCATGATCTCCAGTTGAGTCAGCCTCTAAGCAATCAGAGATTCAGGTCTGTCCTTAGGAGacaatttattctattttcttatctTAGAACCTACTTCATACTGTGATGTGGAAGTTTAAAGTTTAAAAGGTCACCTAACTACACTAATGCCCAGCCATTGTAGTTTATCTTTCTATAAATTTCTTAGTTCCTCTCCTGAAATTCAACTGAattgcagttgacccttgaacaacatgggtttgaagtGCATGGATCcacatatatatggattttttttcaatatatacaatacaatattgtaaatgtatttgctcttccttattttttaaatattttctctagcttactttactgtaagaatacagtatgtaatacatataacatacaaaatatgtaggagttttttgttttttaaaaagattttatttatttattcatgagggacacagaggcagagacataggcagagggaagagcaggcttcccatggggagcccgatgagggacttgatcctaggaccccaggaacaagacctgagccaaaggcagacgttcaaccactgagccactcaggtgcccaaaatatgtgttaattgactgtctATGTTACCagtaagacttctggtcaacagtggactatttaagtttttgagaagtcaaaagttatataaggatttttgactgcatgggggGGTTGATGCCCCTGATCCCCATGTTGTTCAGGAATCTACTATAAAACATGATAAACAATACTTATTCTGTCTCCAACTACAATTTGTGAGTACATTTATTTCAAGAACTAGAATGTatactctgaaaataaaattttctgcttACAAGTTCAAAGTGCACACTACATTGGAGGTAACACAATTTAGAACATATATCAAATAACATCTGGTATATGAGACTATTAATGACCTATCCCTTTTTTACAATAGCAATTACCTTGTAAAGTTAGATTTTATgaccaaatataaataaaaagttaaagttaATACAATATTCAGACTGAAGATTTATTCATGTTGCTAATATGTTCTTTTGCATTGTGTTTTAGGTTGCCAGGAGTTTGGTAAATATCCAGGTACCTGGTacagtgcatggcacatagtagatactcagtaGGTTTTTACTTTGGTCTTGAATGGTGATAGGCCtctgagaaaaattttaagatgtaGAAGTGTAGTTAGATAACCCGAAAACTTCCATAGGAGAATCAGTTTTAAACATCTGCCATGTACAGAGAAAACCAAAATCAGATGTCAGCTATGTCATTAATTAAAACTATTCCTTTGTTTTGCTCTTATTCCCTCTCATCTCCAATCCTGGTACAATCAGAAACTAAAACTCAATATGTATATGGGACAAGAAGATAAAAAGACAAGAAGATCACatgtctctcctttcccccactGCAGGCTTTGAGCCTGGAGCAGGATTGAGCTGGTGGAGGAAACACATTAAATTACTCTGAAGTGTAGAGTTTTGATTATTAACTAGTTGGAAcatataatttctaaaaagagACAGTTATTGTGAATAAATGTGACCAGGGAAACTCTTATCAACTAAAGGTCATTAGAGAAGCAAAAGAGCATGCCGAAAATTTTATTCAGGGTTGGAGGAAGGATGTATCTAACATGTGAATAGAAAATTGGGGAAtagaattaagtttttaatttctgttttaagtaggctctatgcccagcatggaacccaacacagggttgaactcacaaccctgagataaagaccaaaatgagataaagagtcagacacttaaccaaccaagccacacaggcacccttagtttttttttatttgattgcaTCCATTGGGCACTTTTTCAGTGGAGTTGCCCACTTATTATTTTATCAAGTAAgtgctttaaaaagcaaatgaccTTCTGTTAGCTCCATTATTTCATTAATGGGGAAAAATACATCAGAACATAGAGaatgggacagggagagggatattgggagagagagaatgcaattTTAGAATAATAGAAGTCCTTTACATTTGTAGCTaaccttatgaaaaaaaaattacttgtcattgtttttctcccttttgtcAAAGGTAATGAAAACTTCATCATTTGGAACCATCATCGTAGTATACTTTCAACTTGAGAAGAGTAGAAAAGTTCATGGTTACCCTAAAGTCAAGGACTGGTCTCTTAGGTAATCAATCCACTACTTATGGTTTATTTGTGAATTTAGAAGGCCATGAATAATGGATCCAATATTTCTTTCTAGATTAGAAAAATAGTTATATCTGGTCACTGGAATAGAAATGTGGTACAGTAAAATGAAGATGTAGTTTAGAAACAAAAAgacttaagtttcttttttttttttttttttaagacttaagtTTCAATACTGCCTACAGCATCCATTACTGTACAGGAACTTGGTGAGATTGCTCtatttctctgagtctcagtttcctcaggtataaaatgaagaaaataataaaatctaatacATAGGGTTTATTAACAAATTATATAAAGCACACATCTGAGCAAGACTTCAAGTAGACATCAAGTCCTCAGTAAATCTTTCTCCCTTCATTCTCTGAGAAAGAAACTCCAACAGTCATAATAAACTTTGAGATAGATGCTAGGTCCAagccactttaattttttataaataaaatccctgTCTTTCTGATGTTTATTAGAAAGTCATCTAATAGTTGTTTGGGTATTTCATGACTTATACTCATGATTAACTTGGGA
The genomic region above belongs to Canis aureus isolate CA01 chromosome 33, VMU_Caureus_v.1.0, whole genome shotgun sequence and contains:
- the FABP2 gene encoding fatty acid-binding protein, intestinal: MAFDGTWKIDRNENYDKFMEKMGINVVKRKLATHDNLKLTITQEGNKFTVKESSTFRTIEIVFELGVTFNYSLADGTELTGTWNLEGNKLVGKFKRVDNGNELNAIREIIGGELVQTYTYEGVEAKRIFKKE